The genome window GGTAAATGCTACAATAGAAGGACTTAATTCTCTAAAAACAGTTGAAGATATAGCTAAACTTAGAGGTAAAAAAGTTGAAGAACTTCTAGGGTAAGGAGGTAGTGTAAAATGGCTAAATTACAAATAAAGTTAGTTAGAAGTGTTATAGGAACTACTCCTAACCAAAAAAAGAATGTTGAAGCGTTAGGATTAAGAAAAAGAGAACAAGTTGTTGTAAAAGAAGACAATGCTCAAACAAGAGGTATGATAAATAAAGTAAGTCACTTATTAGAAGTAACTGAAATAGCTGAATAATTTTTATAAAGTAGTGCAAGGAGGTGCAATCCATGAAGTTACATGAGTTAAAACCTGCTGAAGGTGCAGTAAGAGCTAAGAGAAGATTAGGTAGAGGTACTGCAACTGGACAAGGTAAAACTGCAGGACGTGGACAAAAAGGTCAATGGTCTCGTTCTGGTGGTGGAGTAAGAGTAGGATTTGAAGGTGGACAAATGCCACTAGCTAGAAGACTTCCTAAGAGAGGTTTCAATAACATATTTAAGAAAGTTTACACAGAAGTTAATGTTGAAGTTTTAAATAGATTTGAAAATGGAACAGAAGTAACTGCAGAATTATTAAAATCTACTAAAACTATAAGCAAAATAGGTAAAGACGGAGTTAAAATCTTAGGTGAAGGTAATTTAGAGAAAGCTTTAACTGTTAAAGCTGCTAAATTTACAGCTTCAGCTCAAGAAAAAATAGAAAAAGCTGGTGGAAAAGCAGAGTTAGTATAATAACCTGCTAATCTCCTAGCCAGTACAGGCGGGGTGAATTAGCGTGCTGTCAAAATTAAAACAAGCTTGGAAGA of Clostridioides sp. ES-S-0054-01 contains these proteins:
- the rpmD gene encoding 50S ribosomal protein L30, which gives rise to MAKLQIKLVRSVIGTTPNQKKNVEALGLRKREQVVVKEDNAQTRGMINKVSHLLEVTEIAE
- the rplO gene encoding 50S ribosomal protein L15 translates to MKLHELKPAEGAVRAKRRLGRGTATGQGKTAGRGQKGQWSRSGGGVRVGFEGGQMPLARRLPKRGFNNIFKKVYTEVNVEVLNRFENGTEVTAELLKSTKTISKIGKDGVKILGEGNLEKALTVKAAKFTASAQEKIEKAGGKAELV